The proteins below are encoded in one region of Cololabis saira isolate AMF1-May2022 chromosome 13, fColSai1.1, whole genome shotgun sequence:
- the c13h19orf44 gene encoding uncharacterized protein C19orf44 homolog isoform X1, which yields METSVSPSPQQTQLSGTGERRRRGWTDVEARRPELRSAAGGGAADGREEQRGTRPARRRGTACWSSPESALKSALKSALKSALKSALKSALKFKVCTKVCTKVCTKVCTKVCTKVCTKVCTKVCTARHLRTQPRPVKDPFQPRSAPWQERSSSPRESEPCSDSSAEEHGAAADRKHSREAAANQGFRPQSSLGERSRFLKKTPRPTSSSQSPVSRNQNRPAPEPRYMSSSQCDSQTATWSRPAESTSPRHQQASNQTLNQSLNQSLNQSLNQTLNPAGQGPKAGFNPPSEVARSPAPASQFPDSSSELSARSHSQQSQKGSRFLKKKAAGTVAAPTPAPTRRPAGVGSRSRSGSRAGNPVLSSERLALTSGRVKSAVDLESDEEDMKKLLGDSVDSSDCSFSGPRRHSSLKVLSSGGQTAHSPGSPAWNTSPFRFTGLAQAQFSPSLLSPSLLSPAPSPAPSPPPESPQHRPSSPSSPSGCGEVFSLDELFPAGPPSEGPLSHTGSASSEDFRINVMTVDGLAPASGAFTSENTGKENQTKENEVQEEVVQQQWQRLQEEEEEEEEVVQQQRLQQQEVVDYQSDFESDFSSFPVSEHLQGDEDEVLSEVRKETLDSERSHDRTGDDYSTAFSDQSHSGSSRSSERSHQPKPSSRVRHSQSAALKGGALKDAEVQTQPDAAGVATLDPTVHMTYMGPGPVVTHAISAEMLEEISTFNPAVFVVNQLLKEQLATTRRFMESSRQLHHSLVQRLEPPDYRYTTLEGTMQTILEGRTPKLTVDDALEELQEMRISV from the exons ATGGAAACGAGCGTCTCACCATCTCCGCAACAAACTCAACTTTCAGGAACAG GAGAGCGGCGGCGCCGAGGCTGGACGGATGTGGAGGCGAGGCGGCCGGAGCTCCGCTCTGCAGCGGGCGGAGGCGCTGCTGACGGCCGGGAGGAGCAGCGCGGGACCCGGCCAGCGCGGCGCCGAGGTACGGCCTGCTGGAGCTCACCAGAGTCTGCACTAAAGTCTGCACTAAAGTCTGCACTAAAGTCTGCACTAAAGTCTGCACTAAAGTCTGCACTAAAGTTTAAAGTCTGCACCAAAGTCTGCACCAAAGTCTGCACCAAAGTCTGCACCAAAGTCTGCACCAAAGTCTGCACCAAAGTCTGCACCAAAGTCTGCACAGCCAGACACCTGCGGACTCAGCCACGTCCTGTCAAG GATCCCTTCCAACCCCGATCAGCTCCCTGGCAGGAACGCAGCTCCTCTCCCCGTGAGAGCGAGCCGTGCTCTGACAGTTCAGCTGAAGAGCACGGAGCTGCTGCTGACAGAAAACACAGCAGGGAGGCCGCTGCAAACCAG GGTTTCAGGCCGCAGAGCTCACTGGGAGAACGGAGCCGGTTTCTGAAGAAAACTCCACGACCAACGAGCAGCAGCCAGTCGCCCgtcagcaggaaccagaaccggcCGGCTCCAGAACCACG ATATATGTCGTCTTCTCAGTGTGACTCTCAAACTGCAACCTGGAGTAGACCGGCTGAAAGTACGAGTCCACGCCATCAGCAGGCCTCAAACCAGACCCTGAACCAGAGCCTAAACCAGAGCCTAAACCAGAGCCTAAACCAGACCCTAAACCCGGCTGGACAGGGGCCTAAAGCTGGCTTCAACCCGCCCTCGGAGGTGGCACGGTCACCAGCACCTGCCAGTCAGTTCCCTGACTCGTCCAGCGAGCTCTCAGCCCGGTCACACAGCCAGCAGAGCCAGAAAGGAAGCCGTTTCCTCAAGAAGAAAGCAGCAGGAACCGTTGCTGCTCCCACCCCGGCCCCGACACGTAGACCTGCAGGCgtcgggtccaggtccaggtccgggtccagaGCCGGCAATCCTGTACTCTCCTCAGAGCGTTTAGCTTTGACGTCAGGGAGAGTAAAAAGCGCTGTGGACCTGGAAAGTGATGAAGAAGACATGAAGAAACTGCTTGGAGACTCAGTGGATTCATCAGACTGCAGCTTCTCAGGGCCGAGGAGACACTCGTCCTTGAAG GTGCTGAGCAGCGGTGGTCAGACGGCTCACTCCCCGGGCTCTCCTGCATGGAACACTTCTCCTTTCCGGTTCACCGGTCTGGCTCAGGCCCAGTTCAGCCCGTCCCTGCTGTCTCCGTCCCTGCTGTCTCCAGCCCCGTCTCCAGCCCCGTCTCCTCCTCCAGAGAGTCCCCAGCATCGGCCGTCATCCCCTTCATCCCCGTCAGGATGTGGGGAGGTGTTTTCTCTGGACGAGCTCTTCCCTGCAGGACCTCCCTCCGAAGGTCCGCTCAGCCACACGGGCTCAGCTTCTTCAGAAG ACTTCAGGATCAACGTGATGACTGTGGACGGACTCGCTCCTGCGTCCGGCGCGTTTACCTCAGAAAATACAGGAAAAGAG AATCAAACTAAAGAGAATGAAGTGCAGGAGGAggttgtgcagcagcagtggcagcgtctgcaggaggaggaagaggaggaagaggaggttgtgcagcagcagcggctgcagcagcaggaggtAGTGGACTACCAAAGTGACTTTGAGAGCGACTTCAGTAGCTTCCCAGTTTCCGAGCATCTTCAGGGAGATGAAGATGAGGTGCTATCAGAAGTCAGAAAAGAGACTCTGGACTCTGAGAGGTCTCACGACAGAACAGGCGACGATTATTCCACTGCTTTCTCAGATCAGAGTCACTCCGGCAGCTCACGGAGCTCGGAGCGCAGTCACCAACCCAAGCCGTCCAGCAGAGTGAGACACTCCCAATCTGCTGCATTAAAGGGCGGTGCTTTAAAAGATGCAGAAGTGCAGACGCAGCCTGATGCAGCTG GTGTGGCCACTCTGGACCCCACGGTTCATATGACCTACATGGGTCCTGGACCAGTAGTCACTCATGCCATCAGTGCAGAAATGCTGGAAG AAATCAGCACCTTCAATCCAGCCGTGTTTGTGGTCAACCAGCTGCTGAAAGAGCAGCTGGCTACGACCAGGCGGTTCATGGAGAGCAGCCGGCAGCTCCACCACAGCCTGGTGCAGAGGCTGGAGCCTCCGGACTACAGATACACCACCCTGGAGGGAACCATGCAG ACCATCCTTGAAGGCAGAACTCCTAAACTCACAGTGGACGACGccttggaggagctgcaggagatgAGGATCAGTGTGTGA
- the c13h19orf44 gene encoding uncharacterized protein C19orf44 homolog isoform X3, translated as MSSSQCDSQTATWSRPAESTSPRHQQASNQTLNQSLNQSLNQSLNQTLNPAGQGPKAGFNPPSEVARSPAPASQFPDSSSELSARSHSQQSQKGSRFLKKKAAGTVAAPTPAPTRRPAGVGSRSRSGSRAGNPVLSSERLALTSGRVKSAVDLESDEEDMKKLLGDSVDSSDCSFSGPRRHSSLKVLSSGGQTAHSPGSPAWNTSPFRFTGLAQAQFSPSLLSPSLLSPAPSPAPSPPPESPQHRPSSPSSPSGCGEVFSLDELFPAGPPSEGPLSHTGSASSEDFRINVMTVDGLAPASGAFTSENTGKENQTKENEVQEEVVQQQWQRLQEEEEEEEEVVQQQRLQQQEVVDYQSDFESDFSSFPVSEHLQGDEDEVLSEVRKETLDSERSHDRTGDDYSTAFSDQSHSGSSRSSERSHQPKPSSRVRHSQSAALKGGALKDAEVQTQPDAAGVATLDPTVHMTYMGPGPVVTHAISAEMLEEISTFNPAVFVVNQLLKEQLATTRRFMESSRQLHHSLVQRLEPPDYRYTTLEGTMQTILEGRTPKLTVDDALEELQEMRISV; from the exons ATGTCGTCTTCTCAGTGTGACTCTCAAACTGCAACCTGGAGTAGACCGGCTGAAAGTACGAGTCCACGCCATCAGCAGGCCTCAAACCAGACCCTGAACCAGAGCCTAAACCAGAGCCTAAACCAGAGCCTAAACCAGACCCTAAACCCGGCTGGACAGGGGCCTAAAGCTGGCTTCAACCCGCCCTCGGAGGTGGCACGGTCACCAGCACCTGCCAGTCAGTTCCCTGACTCGTCCAGCGAGCTCTCAGCCCGGTCACACAGCCAGCAGAGCCAGAAAGGAAGCCGTTTCCTCAAGAAGAAAGCAGCAGGAACCGTTGCTGCTCCCACCCCGGCCCCGACACGTAGACCTGCAGGCgtcgggtccaggtccaggtccgggtccagaGCCGGCAATCCTGTACTCTCCTCAGAGCGTTTAGCTTTGACGTCAGGGAGAGTAAAAAGCGCTGTGGACCTGGAAAGTGATGAAGAAGACATGAAGAAACTGCTTGGAGACTCAGTGGATTCATCAGACTGCAGCTTCTCAGGGCCGAGGAGACACTCGTCCTTGAAG GTGCTGAGCAGCGGTGGTCAGACGGCTCACTCCCCGGGCTCTCCTGCATGGAACACTTCTCCTTTCCGGTTCACCGGTCTGGCTCAGGCCCAGTTCAGCCCGTCCCTGCTGTCTCCGTCCCTGCTGTCTCCAGCCCCGTCTCCAGCCCCGTCTCCTCCTCCAGAGAGTCCCCAGCATCGGCCGTCATCCCCTTCATCCCCGTCAGGATGTGGGGAGGTGTTTTCTCTGGACGAGCTCTTCCCTGCAGGACCTCCCTCCGAAGGTCCGCTCAGCCACACGGGCTCAGCTTCTTCAGAAG ACTTCAGGATCAACGTGATGACTGTGGACGGACTCGCTCCTGCGTCCGGCGCGTTTACCTCAGAAAATACAGGAAAAGAG AATCAAACTAAAGAGAATGAAGTGCAGGAGGAggttgtgcagcagcagtggcagcgtctgcaggaggaggaagaggaggaagaggaggttgtgcagcagcagcggctgcagcagcaggaggtAGTGGACTACCAAAGTGACTTTGAGAGCGACTTCAGTAGCTTCCCAGTTTCCGAGCATCTTCAGGGAGATGAAGATGAGGTGCTATCAGAAGTCAGAAAAGAGACTCTGGACTCTGAGAGGTCTCACGACAGAACAGGCGACGATTATTCCACTGCTTTCTCAGATCAGAGTCACTCCGGCAGCTCACGGAGCTCGGAGCGCAGTCACCAACCCAAGCCGTCCAGCAGAGTGAGACACTCCCAATCTGCTGCATTAAAGGGCGGTGCTTTAAAAGATGCAGAAGTGCAGACGCAGCCTGATGCAGCTG GTGTGGCCACTCTGGACCCCACGGTTCATATGACCTACATGGGTCCTGGACCAGTAGTCACTCATGCCATCAGTGCAGAAATGCTGGAAG AAATCAGCACCTTCAATCCAGCCGTGTTTGTGGTCAACCAGCTGCTGAAAGAGCAGCTGGCTACGACCAGGCGGTTCATGGAGAGCAGCCGGCAGCTCCACCACAGCCTGGTGCAGAGGCTGGAGCCTCCGGACTACAGATACACCACCCTGGAGGGAACCATGCAG ACCATCCTTGAAGGCAGAACTCCTAAACTCACAGTGGACGACGccttggaggagctgcaggagatgAGGATCAGTGTGTGA
- the c13h19orf44 gene encoding uncharacterized protein C19orf44 homolog isoform X2 — protein sequence MWRRGGRSSALQRAEALLTAGRSSAGPGQRGAEDPFQPRSAPWQERSSSPRESEPCSDSSAEEHGAAADRKHSREAAANQGFRPQSSLGERSRFLKKTPRPTSSSQSPVSRNQNRPAPEPRYMSSSQCDSQTATWSRPAESTSPRHQQASNQTLNQSLNQSLNQSLNQTLNPAGQGPKAGFNPPSEVARSPAPASQFPDSSSELSARSHSQQSQKGSRFLKKKAAGTVAAPTPAPTRRPAGVGSRSRSGSRAGNPVLSSERLALTSGRVKSAVDLESDEEDMKKLLGDSVDSSDCSFSGPRRHSSLKVLSSGGQTAHSPGSPAWNTSPFRFTGLAQAQFSPSLLSPSLLSPAPSPAPSPPPESPQHRPSSPSSPSGCGEVFSLDELFPAGPPSEGPLSHTGSASSEDFRINVMTVDGLAPASGAFTSENTGKENQTKENEVQEEVVQQQWQRLQEEEEEEEEVVQQQRLQQQEVVDYQSDFESDFSSFPVSEHLQGDEDEVLSEVRKETLDSERSHDRTGDDYSTAFSDQSHSGSSRSSERSHQPKPSSRVRHSQSAALKGGALKDAEVQTQPDAAGVATLDPTVHMTYMGPGPVVTHAISAEMLEEISTFNPAVFVVNQLLKEQLATTRRFMESSRQLHHSLVQRLEPPDYRYTTLEGTMQTILEGRTPKLTVDDALEELQEMRISV from the exons ATGTGGAGGCGAGGCGGCCGGAGCTCCGCTCTGCAGCGGGCGGAGGCGCTGCTGACGGCCGGGAGGAGCAGCGCGGGACCCGGCCAGCGCGGCGCCGAG GATCCCTTCCAACCCCGATCAGCTCCCTGGCAGGAACGCAGCTCCTCTCCCCGTGAGAGCGAGCCGTGCTCTGACAGTTCAGCTGAAGAGCACGGAGCTGCTGCTGACAGAAAACACAGCAGGGAGGCCGCTGCAAACCAG GGTTTCAGGCCGCAGAGCTCACTGGGAGAACGGAGCCGGTTTCTGAAGAAAACTCCACGACCAACGAGCAGCAGCCAGTCGCCCgtcagcaggaaccagaaccggcCGGCTCCAGAACCACG ATATATGTCGTCTTCTCAGTGTGACTCTCAAACTGCAACCTGGAGTAGACCGGCTGAAAGTACGAGTCCACGCCATCAGCAGGCCTCAAACCAGACCCTGAACCAGAGCCTAAACCAGAGCCTAAACCAGAGCCTAAACCAGACCCTAAACCCGGCTGGACAGGGGCCTAAAGCTGGCTTCAACCCGCCCTCGGAGGTGGCACGGTCACCAGCACCTGCCAGTCAGTTCCCTGACTCGTCCAGCGAGCTCTCAGCCCGGTCACACAGCCAGCAGAGCCAGAAAGGAAGCCGTTTCCTCAAGAAGAAAGCAGCAGGAACCGTTGCTGCTCCCACCCCGGCCCCGACACGTAGACCTGCAGGCgtcgggtccaggtccaggtccgggtccagaGCCGGCAATCCTGTACTCTCCTCAGAGCGTTTAGCTTTGACGTCAGGGAGAGTAAAAAGCGCTGTGGACCTGGAAAGTGATGAAGAAGACATGAAGAAACTGCTTGGAGACTCAGTGGATTCATCAGACTGCAGCTTCTCAGGGCCGAGGAGACACTCGTCCTTGAAG GTGCTGAGCAGCGGTGGTCAGACGGCTCACTCCCCGGGCTCTCCTGCATGGAACACTTCTCCTTTCCGGTTCACCGGTCTGGCTCAGGCCCAGTTCAGCCCGTCCCTGCTGTCTCCGTCCCTGCTGTCTCCAGCCCCGTCTCCAGCCCCGTCTCCTCCTCCAGAGAGTCCCCAGCATCGGCCGTCATCCCCTTCATCCCCGTCAGGATGTGGGGAGGTGTTTTCTCTGGACGAGCTCTTCCCTGCAGGACCTCCCTCCGAAGGTCCGCTCAGCCACACGGGCTCAGCTTCTTCAGAAG ACTTCAGGATCAACGTGATGACTGTGGACGGACTCGCTCCTGCGTCCGGCGCGTTTACCTCAGAAAATACAGGAAAAGAG AATCAAACTAAAGAGAATGAAGTGCAGGAGGAggttgtgcagcagcagtggcagcgtctgcaggaggaggaagaggaggaagaggaggttgtgcagcagcagcggctgcagcagcaggaggtAGTGGACTACCAAAGTGACTTTGAGAGCGACTTCAGTAGCTTCCCAGTTTCCGAGCATCTTCAGGGAGATGAAGATGAGGTGCTATCAGAAGTCAGAAAAGAGACTCTGGACTCTGAGAGGTCTCACGACAGAACAGGCGACGATTATTCCACTGCTTTCTCAGATCAGAGTCACTCCGGCAGCTCACGGAGCTCGGAGCGCAGTCACCAACCCAAGCCGTCCAGCAGAGTGAGACACTCCCAATCTGCTGCATTAAAGGGCGGTGCTTTAAAAGATGCAGAAGTGCAGACGCAGCCTGATGCAGCTG GTGTGGCCACTCTGGACCCCACGGTTCATATGACCTACATGGGTCCTGGACCAGTAGTCACTCATGCCATCAGTGCAGAAATGCTGGAAG AAATCAGCACCTTCAATCCAGCCGTGTTTGTGGTCAACCAGCTGCTGAAAGAGCAGCTGGCTACGACCAGGCGGTTCATGGAGAGCAGCCGGCAGCTCCACCACAGCCTGGTGCAGAGGCTGGAGCCTCCGGACTACAGATACACCACCCTGGAGGGAACCATGCAG ACCATCCTTGAAGGCAGAACTCCTAAACTCACAGTGGACGACGccttggaggagctgcaggagatgAGGATCAGTGTGTGA